A genomic window from Bdellovibrio sp. SKB1291214 includes:
- a CDS encoding AIR carboxylase family protein encodes MKIQVLFGSQSDERVYAPLCQSLENVANVKMEVASAHRHPARVREVVTTSEANAFVAGAGLAAHLPGVVASLTQKPVFGVAINGAFGGMDAFLSIAQMPKDIPVAAVMENQIELLPELLKKAKGYNQDKLELSWNPYRSEVPVLAKMLQDIREKAGVEVVWVDPNSPHCQGELVMVGEKPQGKNLCMYICDKEELKNSNLANEFFAVAKSGGAWVGVNNITNFLLQIKKMKEALV; translated from the coding sequence ATGAAGATTCAAGTTCTTTTCGGCAGTCAAAGTGATGAGCGTGTTTACGCTCCTTTGTGTCAATCATTGGAAAACGTTGCGAACGTAAAGATGGAAGTGGCTTCAGCCCACCGTCATCCAGCACGTGTTCGTGAAGTTGTAACAACATCAGAAGCGAATGCTTTTGTGGCGGGAGCGGGTCTTGCAGCTCATCTGCCAGGTGTTGTGGCGTCCTTGACTCAAAAGCCAGTGTTTGGCGTAGCCATCAACGGGGCTTTCGGCGGAATGGATGCGTTCTTATCGATTGCGCAAATGCCAAAAGATATCCCAGTGGCTGCGGTTATGGAAAATCAGATCGAGCTTCTTCCAGAGCTTTTGAAAAAGGCCAAAGGCTATAACCAAGACAAGCTGGAACTTTCTTGGAATCCATACCGCAGTGAAGTTCCGGTTTTGGCAAAAATGCTTCAAGATATCCGCGAAAAAGCGGGTGTGGAAGTTGTATGGGTTGATCCAAACAGTCCGCATTGCCAAGGTGAGCTTGTGATGGTGGGCGAAAAACCTCAAGGCAAAAATCTTTGCATGTACATCTGTGATAAAGAAGAACTTAAAAACTCAAACCTTGCGAACGAATTCTTTGCCGTTGCTAAATCCGGTGGCGCTTGGGTGGGTGTCAACAACATCACAAACTTCCTTCTTCAAATCAAAAAAATGAAAGAGGCATTGGTATGA
- the purF gene encoding amidophosphoribosyltransferase, whose translation MCGVVGLIGEDKAGEKLFPALFALQHRGQDAAGILSFDFSRGEFHLEKDLGLVSQVFPMDKLEKIKGSMALGHTRYSTIGTVEKADLQPLIVSYPNGIGMAHNGNVTNYNEIVEYVRKRRSRWTFTRNDLELLLHMMSIGVSDQLEAGKELSPEILGKAAQQVVEKVQGAYSVVGMMADEGMFAFNDTQGIRPLLIGRKSIGDKYSYCFASEKQVFFALGFEYFRDLKPGEFVFVDKDQNFHSYPMAEKKARPCMFEWIYFAGAETEWHGRPVYDVRLRLGEVLANETRRKMQEQGIEIDVVAPVPDTSRAAALRLAEVLHTPYREVLIKNRYVQRSFIVNEPEVRKAMVNLKLMPVESEIRGKSILLVDDSIVRGTTSARIIQLLRESGAKKVYLASTCPPIRNPCFYGIDFPEGEALVAHKRTEDQVAELLGVDGLIYLPLTQLLDGDYPVPVSKEDFINARTHNIGGGGKNEVNV comes from the coding sequence ATGTGTGGAGTTGTGGGGTTGATTGGTGAAGATAAAGCGGGCGAAAAATTATTTCCCGCTTTGTTTGCCCTTCAGCACCGTGGTCAGGACGCCGCGGGTATTTTAAGTTTCGATTTCTCTCGAGGTGAGTTTCATCTTGAAAAGGATCTGGGATTGGTCTCTCAGGTCTTTCCAATGGATAAATTGGAAAAGATTAAAGGCAGCATGGCTTTGGGACATACTCGCTATTCCACGATTGGAACGGTCGAGAAAGCGGACCTTCAACCTCTGATCGTCAGTTATCCAAACGGTATCGGCATGGCCCACAACGGGAACGTGACTAATTATAATGAGATCGTTGAGTACGTTCGTAAGCGCCGCAGTCGTTGGACGTTCACTCGTAACGACTTGGAATTACTTCTGCATATGATGTCGATTGGTGTTTCGGATCAGCTGGAGGCTGGTAAGGAATTATCTCCTGAAATTCTGGGCAAGGCAGCTCAGCAGGTCGTCGAAAAAGTTCAAGGCGCTTACAGTGTCGTCGGCATGATGGCTGACGAGGGTATGTTTGCCTTTAACGACACCCAAGGAATTCGTCCTCTATTAATAGGACGAAAATCTATCGGGGATAAATATAGCTATTGTTTTGCCTCTGAAAAGCAGGTGTTTTTCGCCCTGGGCTTCGAGTACTTCCGTGATCTGAAGCCCGGGGAATTTGTTTTCGTTGATAAAGACCAGAATTTCCACTCTTACCCCATGGCCGAGAAAAAAGCCCGTCCTTGTATGTTTGAGTGGATTTATTTCGCGGGTGCGGAAACAGAATGGCATGGGCGCCCGGTGTATGATGTGCGCTTGCGACTTGGCGAAGTATTAGCGAATGAAACTCGTCGTAAGATGCAAGAACAGGGAATTGAAATTGATGTGGTGGCTCCTGTGCCAGACACGTCTCGCGCGGCTGCTCTTCGTTTGGCAGAAGTTTTACACACACCTTACCGCGAAGTTCTGATCAAAAATCGCTATGTGCAAAGAAGCTTTATCGTAAACGAACCGGAAGTTCGTAAAGCTATGGTTAATCTTAAGCTTATGCCGGTTGAAAGTGAAATCCGCGGTAAAAGTATTTTGCTGGTCGATGACAGCATTGTTCGCGGCACGACATCTGCGCGAATCATTCAGTTACTGAGAGAATCGGGCGCTAAGAAAGTTTACTTAGCAAGCACGTGTCCTCCGATTCGTAATCCATGTTTTTACGGTATTGATTTCCCGGAAGGGGAAGCTTTGGTCGCACACAAACGGACCGAAGACCAAGTGGCTGAGTTGTTGGGAGTGGATGGATTGATTTACCTGCCACTGACTCAACTTTTAGATGGCGATTATCCAGTTCCAGTTTCTAAAGAAGATTTTATTAATGCTCGCACCCACAATATCGGTGGCGGCGGTAAAAACGAGGTGAACGTATGA
- a CDS encoding HNH endonuclease, translated as MILSALSNEELSGRLETLAHSERKITHLILIHINEMESRRLYAELGFDSMFRYLTRHLKYSEDAAYRRLSAARLLKKSPEIANRLENGSLNLTQLAQVQSALRQDAKFNLNDSTIASDGIPQILDKIENKSSFETKKTLTQEFKLPIAKHEVLEPQRDDSVRLEITLTTEQLKTLETARDLMSHLLPNGNWADFLTLLAEKQIQKILGKDVLETSKSETGKLLKPTSDIENDTKRSSLDVSCLTKVELVQESLPAKSSTHSFLAARKRGHIKATTKRGLLAAANYRCEYKNQNTGIKCDSKYQLQIDHIQPIALGGKDDKQNLRVLCRTHNLMVASQMGLPWRID; from the coding sequence ATGATTCTATCCGCACTCTCAAACGAAGAATTATCTGGCCGCTTGGAAACACTGGCGCATTCTGAACGTAAGATCACACACCTAATTTTGATTCATATTAATGAAATGGAATCGCGTCGTCTTTATGCAGAATTGGGATTTGATTCTATGTTTCGTTATCTAACTCGACATCTAAAGTACAGCGAAGATGCCGCTTATCGCAGACTGAGCGCCGCCCGCCTCCTTAAGAAATCTCCAGAGATCGCTAATCGGCTTGAAAACGGAAGTTTGAATTTAACTCAGCTTGCGCAAGTTCAATCTGCTCTTCGCCAAGATGCTAAGTTTAATCTAAACGATTCAACGATAGCATCGGACGGTATTCCCCAAATTCTAGACAAGATCGAAAACAAATCGTCTTTCGAAACCAAAAAGACGCTGACACAGGAGTTTAAACTTCCAATCGCAAAGCATGAAGTTTTGGAACCACAACGTGATGATTCCGTTCGCTTAGAAATTACATTAACTACAGAACAATTGAAAACTTTAGAAACTGCGCGGGATTTAATGTCGCATCTTTTACCGAATGGAAACTGGGCTGATTTTCTAACTTTACTGGCAGAAAAACAAATTCAAAAAATCCTTGGCAAGGACGTATTGGAGACTTCTAAGTCAGAAACAGGCAAATTGCTGAAACCCACCTCGGATATCGAGAATGATACAAAAAGGTCATCTCTCGATGTCTCCTGTCTCACAAAGGTTGAACTTGTCCAAGAATCACTTCCGGCAAAAAGCTCAACGCATAGTTTCTTGGCAGCGCGAAAGCGTGGGCACATTAAGGCCACGACAAAGCGCGGGCTATTGGCTGCTGCAAATTACCGCTGTGAATATAAAAATCAAAATACGGGAATCAAATGTGATTCAAAGTATCAGCTTCAAATAGATCATATCCAACCAATTGCTCTAGGTGGAAAAGATGATAAGCAAAACCTTAGGGTCCTTTGTCGAACTCATAACTTAATGGTGGCTTCGCAAATGGGATTACCTTGGAGGATTGATTAG